In the Xyrauchen texanus isolate HMW12.3.18 chromosome 47, RBS_HiC_50CHRs, whole genome shotgun sequence genome, TTATTTCAATTGTCAATGGCCCAAAACATTTGCatgtataaataaaaactgaCCTTGTTTATCATGTACAGTCCAGCAGGATCATCATGTAACAGGTACGGCAAGAGAAGGATTCCTGCAATGACCATTAGTCCTACAAATATGGagaaaataatggtttaataaactataaaacattttgttacactttattttaaggtgtcattgttacagtgtaattatatatttaagtactgagtaatattaagcATCTgcatgtacttactatagggtTAGGGTAGGACTAGGGTTTGGTTGAGGGTTAGTtacttgtaattatgcataatttactgttattactatggtaagtacatgtaacatatgtaacaaggacactgtaaaataaagtgttaccaaacttttttttttaaaggttactGATGTTTCTCTGCCACGGTGCTCcaaaaaagaaatgtgattttTCCAATAACCTTTGGTTAGAATTATTACAATAAGTACAATATATATGATCAGTATGAGCACAATGTATTTTAacaatacatatacaaatatgtaaaatatagtTATAGAATACACCCTTTATCATATATAGTAGTTGCTGTGAACAAAAAAAATGTTACTGAAAAAATTACTGGTTGAATAGATGATTATGCTGAGTgttcacaaacaaaaaacaaaacaaaaaaacaaatagggTGAATTCACATTAATTAGGACACTTTTTTGCCACTGAGATAACTAGGAAAAATGGTAGTTTACTAATATAAACTACCATTGCTTAATTTTGTATTGctaataaaagcaataaaaaatattcacCTTTGTGTGCTTCTTCAGCATGTGATTGAAGTGCCGTGGTGTACATAGCCAGAAGGTCCTTAGCCACACCTCTTCTTTGTGCCTCAGTCAGTATTTTCTCTGCAGTGGTCCCAAATCCAGTCAAAATTCTTCTGTCCACGTCAATATTATATGTTGTTTTCATttctgaaaaaatctgatttggcaAAGATCTTTTTAGGAATTACATTACCATAGATATTAATGTCACTTGAAATACTTTTTGAAGCACATTATTGtctgtatttaaataaaatatgtcaaTCTTACAATTGCAGATAATCGCAAGGCAGGGTACTGAATCAGTATTTCGTGAGTGGTTCTCTCTTTTATGaaggcatctctctctctctcggttctCTTCATTTTATCCTTCAACATGGAGATGTTAGGTTTCTTTTCTCACATTCTGTCTTCATCTTGCTTATGTGCTGTCTTATACTAAATTCATCCTCTGTAGTCATCTGAGTAATAGAAAAACAATAGTTGAGCAAAAGAGCAACACTCTCAGACAAATACGGAACTAAGACAAAACTGGAATGATGCACTATGCAGAACATTTAAACGCAAGTGTATTAAACGTACATCAGCAATTGAAGccggatcattttcattttcagctaGGCTTCTTTTTTTGCCTTTACTGATGTATTGTCCTGGCACATTAATTAAATTCAGATCTACAAGTGGTTTCCGTTCCTTCTTGAATTTGTTTCTCAGCATTCCATGCCAGGATTCCTgcaaacaagaacaaaaaaatgtaatagtataaTAGTATTAACAGgtattaaagggaaagtttacaCACAAATGAAACTTCTGACGTCATTTACCAATTTTCCTGTTATCATTCACTTCCACTGCATCTTTTATCCATAAGCGAATGGTGATTTTGGCATTAAATTCTGCTTTTTTCATTGACTTCAATCATGAAccatttaa is a window encoding:
- the LOC127639113 gene encoding uncharacterized protein LOC127639113 isoform X2, whose amino-acid sequence is MLKDKMKRTERERDAFIKERTTHEILIQYPALRLSAIIFSEMKTTYNIDVDRRILTGFGTTAEKILTEAQRRGVAKDLLAMYTTALQSHAEEAHKGLMVIAGILLLPYLLHDDPAGLYMINKPPQNLTPTMVITGDPFGESSIAVFLDGEELLADEPDDITMGVGLTMSAYFLFNIKYRKPTKSTLTFLQYLLGIQKESIKLPTVVLRLINFLKCPV